Below is a window of Jatrophihabitans sp. DNA.
GGAGTCACTGGCCGCCGACGTCCGGACCGGCGCGTTCGCCCCCGGCCCTGGCGACGAGGACGTGCACAGCGCCCTGGAGCGCGGACTGCTGGAGCGGGCCGGGTCAGACCTGGGTGGCCGGTTGCGGGCCGGACGCTCGCGCAACGACCAGATCGCCACCCTGATCCGGATGTACCTGCGCGAGCAGGCGCGGATGTTGGCAGGCCGGGTGTGCGAGCTGGTGGGCGCGCTGGCCGGGCAGGCGCAGCGGCACCTGGGGGTGGCGATGCCCGGGCGCACCCACCTGCAGCATGCCCAGCCGATCCTGCTGTCCCATCACCTGCTGGCGCATTGCTGGGCGCTGCTGCGCGACGTGGACCGGTTGCGGGACTGGGACTGCCGGGCCGCGGTCAGCCCGTACGGCTCCGGCGCGCTGGCCGGCTCGTCGTTGGGCCTGGACCCTCAGTCGGTGGCGGCCGAGCTCGGCTTCGACTCGGCGGCGGAGAACTCCGTCGACGCCACCTCGGCCCGCGACGTGGTGGCCGAGTTCTGCTTCATCACCGCGATGCTGGCGGTGGACCTGTCCCGACTGGCCGAGGAGGTCATCCTGTGGGCCACGAAGGAGTTCTCGTTCGTGACGCTGGACGACGCTTACTCCACGGGCTCGTCGATCATGCCGCAGAAGAAGAATCCGGACGTGGCGGAGTTGACCCGGGGCAAGGCCGGCCGGCTGATCGGCAATCTGACCGGCCTGCTGGCGACCTTGAAGGGCCTGCCGCTGGCCTACAACCGCGACCTGCAAGAGGACAAGGAGCCGGCCTTCGACTCGATAGACAACCTCTCGCTGTTGCTGCCGGCGCTCACCGGCATGATCGCCACGCTGGTCTTCGACACCCAGCGGCTGGAGTCCCTGGCGCCCCAGGGCTTCTCGCTGGCCACCGACGTGGCTGAGTGGCTGGTCAGGCAGGGGGTCGCCTTCCGGGTGGCTCACGAGTTGGCGGGGGAGTGCGTCCGGGTGTGCGAGTCCCGGGGCGTGGAGTTGGCCGACCTGTCGGATGAGGACTTCGCCGCGATCTCGGAGCATCTCACCCCGCAGGTCCGCTCGGTCTTGAGCGTCGCCGGATCGCTGAGCAGCCGCTCGGCTCACGGCGGCACCGCGCCGGACCGGGTCGCCGAGCAGCTCGGCCGGCTGCGCGAGGTGCTGGCCGGCCACCAGGAGTGGGCCCGATAGCGCCGGTTGGCACACTGTCGGACGTGGGCATCGATCGCGAACTGCTGGCCGGGCCAGCGCTGCAGGTGGCGCCGACGTTGCTGGGCGCGACGCTGCTCAGCAGGCTCGAGGGCGCTGAGGTGCTGGTCCGGGTCACCGAGGTCGAAGCCTACGAGGGCGCCCTCGATCCCGCCTCGCACGCTTTTCGAGGCCCGACCAAGCGCAACGCGGTGATGTTCGGCGAGGCCGGCCGGTTGTACTGCTACTTCGTCTACGGCATGCACTGGTGCGCCAACGTGACCTGTGGGCGGCCTGGCGCCGCCGCAGCCGTGTTGTTCCGGGCAGCGGAGATCCTTGACGGCGAATCGGTCGCACAGGCTCGCACCACGACCCGGCTCAGCGCGGTGAAGCTGGCCAGCGGGCCGGCTCGGCTGGCCCGCGCGCTCGGGTTGACCGGCGAGTGCACGGGATTGGATCTGCTCGATCCCCGCTCGCCCGTCCAGCTCACCGCGCTCGGGCCGCCGGCTGACTACCTCAGCGGCCCACGGGTCGGGGTCGCGGCCGCCGCCGAGCACCCTTGGCGGTTCTGGCTGCCCGACCAGCCCAGCGTGTCGTCTTACCGCCCGGGCGGTAAGAAAAGGATTACCGGCACCCGGCAGACTGAACCATTGTGAGCATCGAACCCGAAGAGTCGCTGATCGGCTCGCTGCCGCCCGAGTTGAGCGCGGCCCATGAGGTGCTCGCTGCCGGCGCCGCGCAGATCCTGCCCGCGACCGGCTTGGCGGAGCGCCTACTGGCAGCCAGTAGGGAGCACCGGCCGTTGCGGGTGAAGCTGGGCATCGACCCCAGCGGAAGCGACCTCACCCTGGGCCACGCGGTGGTGCTGCGCAAGCTGCGTCAGTTCCAGGATCTCGGGCATGTGGCCGTGCTGGTGGTCGGCGGCTTCACCGGCCAGGTCGGCGATCCGTCCGGCAAGACCGCGACCCGGTCGGCGCAGAGCGCCGCACAGGTGATCGCCAACTCCCAGAGCTACTTCGACCAGCTGATGAAGATCCTGGATCCCGATCGCACCGAAGTCTGCGACAACGCCGACTGGCTGGGCTCGATGAGCCTGACGGGACTGCTGGAGTACACCCGTCAGCTGACCGTGGCGCAGTTGCTCGAGCGCGACGACTTCGCCAAACGGTTCGCCGCCAACACCCCGATCACGCTGTCGGAGTTCTTCTACCCGTTGCTGCAGGGGATCGACTCGGTAGAG
It encodes the following:
- a CDS encoding DNA-3-methyladenine glycosylase, yielding MGIDRELLAGPALQVAPTLLGATLLSRLEGAEVLVRVTEVEAYEGALDPASHAFRGPTKRNAVMFGEAGRLYCYFVYGMHWCANVTCGRPGAAAAVLFRAAEILDGESVAQARTTTRLSAVKLASGPARLARALGLTGECTGLDLLDPRSPVQLTALGPPADYLSGPRVGVAAAAEHPWRFWLPDQPSVSSYRPGGKKRITGTRQTEPL
- the argH gene encoding argininosuccinate lyase → MSDAGPPVGDRHGGQLWGGRFAGGPADALAALSVSTHFDWRLAGHDIAGSRAHARVLHRAGLLSSDELAGMLAALESLAADVRTGAFAPGPGDEDVHSALERGLLERAGSDLGGRLRAGRSRNDQIATLIRMYLREQARMLAGRVCELVGALAGQAQRHLGVAMPGRTHLQHAQPILLSHHLLAHCWALLRDVDRLRDWDCRAAVSPYGSGALAGSSLGLDPQSVAAELGFDSAAENSVDATSARDVVAEFCFITAMLAVDLSRLAEEVILWATKEFSFVTLDDAYSTGSSIMPQKKNPDVAELTRGKAGRLIGNLTGLLATLKGLPLAYNRDLQEDKEPAFDSIDNLSLLLPALTGMIATLVFDTQRLESLAPQGFSLATDVAEWLVRQGVAFRVAHELAGECVRVCESRGVELADLSDEDFAAISEHLTPQVRSVLSVAGSLSSRSAHGGTAPDRVAEQLGRLREVLAGHQEWAR